The following are encoded together in the Equus quagga isolate Etosha38 chromosome 15, UCLA_HA_Equagga_1.0, whole genome shotgun sequence genome:
- the LOC124227288 gene encoding putative olfactory receptor 2B8: MRRFNNTFHHVHGFVLLGFSEWPRLEMVLFVVISIFYILTLFGNSAIIILSHLDLRLHTPMYFFLANLSFLDLCYTTSTVPQMLVNIQSHKRNISYIGCVAQFFIFLGLGSTECVLLSVMAFDRYVAICQPLQYTVIMHSWLCQQLATVAWVTGFSNSLVQTVLTFLLPRCGQYQVENFFCEVPAMLQLSCVDTWINEVEMYAAVVVIKVIPVGLILFSDINIVRAVVRIQSSEGHKKAFNTCGSHLLVVIMFYGSAISGYAYMAPKSNSAKLKGKLLALFYGLLTPMLNPLIYTLRNKDVKGAVKKLLGREQEQGWNMS, encoded by the coding sequence ATGAGAAGATTCAATAACACCTTTCATCACGTCCATGGCTTTGTTCTATTGGGCTTCTCTGAATGGCCCAGACTAGAAATGGTTCTTTTTGTAGTCATCTCCATCTTCTATATATTGACCCTCTTTGGGAATTCAGCCATAATTATCTTGtcacaccttgatctcagactccatacccccatgtatttctttttggCTAATCTCTCTTTTTTGGACCTCTGCTATACTACCTCCACTGTCCCCCAGATGCTGGTAAATATACAGAGCCACAAAAGAAACATAAGCTACATAGGATGTGTAGCTCAATTTTTTATCTTCCTTGGTTTAGGATCCACTGAATGTGTACTTCTCTCAGTAATGGCCTTTGATCGTTATGTAGCTATCTGCCAGCCTCTCCAATACACAGTTATCATGCATTCTTGGCTATGCCAACAACTGGCAACAGTGGCTTGGGTAACAGGTTTCAGCAACTCCTTGGTGCAAACAGTGTTGACTTTCTTATTACCTCGTTGTGGTCAATATCAGGTGGAGAATTTTTTCTGTGAAGTACCTGCCATGCTTCAATTATCATGTGTTGATACATGGATTAATGAAGTGGAGATGTATGCAGCTGTGGTGGTCATAAAAGTTATCCCAGTTGGATTGATTCTATTTTCTGACATTAACATTGTCAGAGCAGTAGTAAGGATCCAATCTTCTGAGGGTCACAAGAAGGCCTTCAACACATGTGGGTCTCATCTGCTGGTGGTCATTATGTTCTATGGCTCAGCCATTAGTGGTTATGCATATATGGCACCCAAGAGCAACTCAGCCAAATTGAAGGGCAAGCTTCTTGCACTCTTCTATGGACTTCTAACTCCAATGCTCAACCCTCTTATCTACACCTTGAGAAATAAGGATGTTAAGGGAGCAGTAAAGAAGCTACTGGGGAGAGAACAAGAGCAAGGGTGGAACATGTCTTAG
- the LOC124226166 gene encoding olfactory receptor 2W1-like: protein MTNDSYFGGFILLGFPGQPELEMIISGVVFFFYTIALMGNIAIILLPLLDERLQTPMYFFLRNLAILDLCYTTNIAPQMLVNVWGKEKKITFAGCAFQLFTDVTLCTVECMLLAVMSYDRFNAVCKPLHYMTIMNPQLCQGLMAMTWVIGIINCMILSPHAMSLPRCGNHHLDHYFCEISAMVKIACVDTTAMEESLFALCFFIFLTPLLLILVSYGFIAVAVLKTKSAAGRQKAFGTCSSHLIVVSIFYGTIIYMYIQPGNSPSQDEGKLLSIFYSIVTPSLNPLIYTLRNKEFKGAMKRLIGKEKGSGETAVH from the coding sequence atgaccaATGATAGCTACTTTGGTGGATTTATACTCCTTGGATTCCCTGGGCAGCCTGAGCTGGAGATGATCATCTCTggtgttgtctttttcttctacaCTATTGCCTTGATGGGAAATATAGCCATCATCCTGCTGCCATTACTGGATGAACGTCTCCaaacacccatgtacttcttccttagAAATTTAGCCATCTTGGATCTCTGTTACACCACAAATATAGCCCCACAAATGTTGGTCAATGTCTggggtaaagagaaaaaaatcacttttgctGGCTGTgcctttcagcttttcactgatGTGACGCTATGCACAGTTGAATGTATGCTTCTGGCTGTTATGTCTTATGACCGATTTAATGCTGTCTGCAAGCCTCTGCACTATATGACCATAATGAATCCCCAACTCTGTCAAGGCCTGATGGCTATGACCTGGGTAATTGGCATCATTAATTGCATGATACTTTCTCCCCATGCTATGAGTCTTCCTCGATGTGGGAACCACCACCTGGATCActatttttgtgaaatatctgCAATGGTCAAGATTGCATGTGTGGACACCACAGCCATGGAAGAAAGTTTATTTGcattgtgttttttcattttcctcacacCACTTCTTCTCATTCTGGTCTCCTATGGCTTCATTGCTGTAGCTGTACTCAAGACGAAGTCTGCAGCAGGGAGACAAAAGGCATTTGGGACTTGTTCTTCCCATCTCATTGTGGTGTCTATCTTCTATGGGACTATTATCTACATGTACATACAACCAGGAAATAGTCCTTCTCAGGATGAGGGTAAACTTCTCAGTATCTTTTATTCCATTGTTACTCCCAGCTTGAATCCATTGATTTATACACTAAGGAATAAGGAGTTCAAGGGGGCCATGAAGAGGctgattggaaaagaaaaaggttctGGAGAAACAGCAGTACATTAG